In Shewanella sp. VB17, a single genomic region encodes these proteins:
- a CDS encoding DSD1 family PLP-dependent enzyme, protein MDISQLDTPALIVDLDILESNIEEMQKRIDKLGLILRPHTKAHKIPAIAHMQIRSGAQGICTSKLGEAEVMAKGGIKDILITTPIAGSTKIQRLVNLHLNFPDCQFIQVIDHMYHVTEIAKVAIEAGVSIQLMIEVESGQQRCGVEVGNELVELIEHINQHEGVTYAGIQAYSGHLQHVKGYENRHVQARAAVVGLFNFIESTLKPKGLEPEIISGGGTGTFSAYQGLNYSEMQAGSYLFMDAAYCAIGDEFNPMQNKQFKTALKVVSTIISKPKSNRVVSDAGMKCLSIDLGMPVVDGDSSIRYQTGGDEHGILHLSEDSRRLEIGQQIVFIPSHCDTTLNNFDILYAVRDGKVLERWSIEGRGRSD, encoded by the coding sequence ATGGATATCTCACAGCTGGATACTCCGGCGTTAATCGTGGATCTCGATATTCTTGAGAGTAACATTGAGGAAATGCAAAAGAGAATTGACAAATTAGGGTTAATACTTCGCCCGCATACTAAAGCGCATAAAATTCCCGCCATAGCACATATGCAGATAAGATCAGGTGCCCAAGGAATATGTACCTCTAAATTAGGTGAAGCAGAGGTAATGGCTAAGGGAGGGATCAAAGATATTTTGATCACGACCCCCATTGCTGGAAGCACAAAAATTCAACGACTAGTGAATTTGCATCTTAACTTTCCAGATTGCCAATTTATTCAAGTTATTGACCATATGTATCACGTCACTGAGATAGCTAAAGTTGCTATAGAAGCTGGTGTAAGTATTCAGTTAATGATTGAAGTTGAAAGTGGTCAACAGCGCTGCGGTGTTGAAGTTGGGAATGAGCTTGTTGAATTAATAGAGCATATTAATCAACACGAAGGCGTTACTTATGCAGGTATTCAAGCTTATAGCGGTCATTTACAGCATGTGAAAGGTTATGAAAATAGACACGTTCAGGCGAGAGCAGCTGTTGTAGGATTGTTTAATTTTATCGAGTCGACTTTAAAGCCTAAAGGTCTTGAGCCTGAGATTATTAGCGGTGGTGGTACAGGGACTTTTTCGGCATATCAAGGGTTGAATTACAGTGAAATGCAGGCCGGTTCTTATCTATTTATGGATGCGGCTTATTGTGCGATTGGTGACGAATTTAATCCTATGCAAAATAAACAATTTAAAACAGCATTAAAAGTGGTGAGTACCATTATCAGTAAGCCTAAAAGTAACCGAGTTGTGAGTGATGCTGGTATGAAGTGTCTTTCAATTGATTTGGGCATGCCAGTGGTTGATGGCGATAGCAGTATCCGTTATCAAACCGGAGGAGATGAACATGGTATTTTACATTTGAGTGAAGACAGCAGGAGGCTAGAGATTGGTCAGCAGATTGTTTTTATCCCTAGTCACTGTGACACAACGCTAAACAATTTCGATATACTTTATGCTGTACGCGATGGCAAAGTACTTGAAAGATGGTCTATTGAAGGGCGCGGTCGATCTGATTGA
- a CDS encoding ATP-binding protein: MKSFTGQLIHSPMGFKLTLSIVIFSSLITLLTTGFQLIRDYKGDVDRIDRQFTNIEKVNLDVLAASIWVIDERLINIQLHGLIQLPDVSYISINDDSGQEWTAGELSPKNTIEKSFELSYRAGTDRIPVGTLLLQADLKAVYNKLLDRAIIILLSNAIKTSIVAGFILFLVWYMVTRHLHRISQYCQKIDLDSPFVPLTFEQNSNKNKNDEFDQVSLAINTMQEQLRASFSDIKRSKQELVDALTDRERLLAIETSYKEDLSRQVKEQTRELEQSLIVLKRAQEVLVEQEKMAALGGLVSGVAHEINTPIGICLTAASSQLHHIDELVTVIHSEDATLEAIDTILEEYKMNCELIVNNITRASTLIQKFKTVAAQQTQEEKRSFNLKQDFIDNHESVKALFTDITVDMQLELEDTLTISTNHNLLKQIITNVLSNAYSHAFKHVEKPVIHIQAFLDGKQLNILIRDNGSGISQDDSTRIFEPFYTTSRNKGGVGLGLSGAFNAATLLKGSIKLIQESDLDGTCFHIDFPVEPPENEDFDPII; encoded by the coding sequence ATGAAGTCATTTACAGGCCAATTAATTCATAGCCCTATGGGTTTTAAGCTAACGCTATCAATTGTTATTTTTAGCTCGTTAATCACATTATTAACAACCGGCTTTCAACTCATTAGGGATTATAAAGGCGATGTCGACAGGATCGACAGGCAGTTTACAAATATAGAAAAAGTAAACCTCGATGTACTGGCAGCCAGTATCTGGGTCATAGATGAGCGCCTGATCAACATTCAACTCCATGGGCTTATTCAGCTACCCGACGTCAGTTATATATCAATTAACGATGATAGCGGTCAAGAATGGACCGCTGGTGAACTATCACCTAAAAATACCATCGAAAAATCCTTTGAACTCTCTTATCGTGCAGGCACAGATCGCATTCCCGTTGGTACATTACTCCTACAAGCAGATCTTAAAGCCGTGTACAACAAGTTGCTAGATCGTGCGATAATCATATTACTTTCAAATGCCATAAAGACGTCTATTGTCGCTGGCTTTATCCTCTTCTTAGTCTGGTACATGGTCACACGGCACTTACATCGAATAAGCCAATATTGCCAAAAAATCGATCTTGATTCTCCTTTTGTTCCTCTCACTTTCGAGCAGAATAGTAATAAAAATAAAAATGACGAATTTGATCAAGTCTCTCTAGCCATCAATACCATGCAAGAACAATTAAGAGCTTCATTTTCAGATATAAAGCGATCTAAGCAGGAACTAGTTGATGCGCTAACTGACAGGGAAAGGCTATTAGCAATAGAAACCAGTTATAAAGAAGATCTATCTAGACAAGTAAAAGAGCAAACTCGAGAGCTAGAACAATCGCTAATCGTATTAAAGCGTGCTCAGGAAGTCCTCGTTGAGCAAGAAAAAATGGCAGCACTCGGTGGTTTGGTATCTGGAGTCGCACATGAAATCAATACACCTATCGGAATATGCTTAACTGCAGCCAGCTCACAGCTTCACCATATTGATGAACTGGTAACCGTTATACACAGTGAAGATGCCACCCTAGAAGCAATCGACACGATTTTAGAAGAGTACAAAATGAATTGCGAGCTCATCGTCAATAACATCACTCGTGCAAGCACTTTGATACAAAAATTTAAAACTGTGGCAGCGCAACAAACTCAAGAAGAGAAACGTAGTTTTAATCTTAAGCAAGACTTTATTGATAACCATGAATCAGTCAAAGCCCTATTTACCGACATCACAGTCGATATGCAACTTGAACTAGAGGACACTTTGACAATTAGTACAAATCATAATTTGCTGAAACAGATCATCACCAATGTATTATCTAACGCTTATTCTCATGCATTTAAGCACGTTGAAAAACCAGTGATACACATTCAAGCGTTTCTCGACGGTAAGCAACTTAATATTTTGATACGTGATAATGGCTCTGGGATTTCACAAGATGACTCAACTCGGATCTTTGAACCCTTCTACACAACATCACGTAACAAGGGGGGGGTGGGCTTAGGCTTATCAGGTGCTTTTAATGCTGCAACCTTATTAAAAGGCAGCATTAAATTAATTCAAGAATCGGATCTAGATGGTACCTGTTTCCATATTGACTTCCCTGTCGAACCTCCAGAAAATGAGGATTTTGATCCCATCATTTAG
- a CDS encoding superinfection exclusion B family protein, whose product MKKIKLNFVKKTSSKKLVFNVMLWLVIVAGMLLFIPKSLLQVVSLEILVTEYLHFISLGFIVGITYFMTQVLDYFLNEAIAHLKYKRIVKGIEEKVRLLDPTERALLREFFLQGETILTLPEEEIAVKSLLVTNIIESIGNQKHYAIQGSTADYKISMRARIYLNRQVLRLPSGEPSMEEMQQLIKARPNFANNVVGSRKHAA is encoded by the coding sequence ATGAAGAAGATAAAGTTGAATTTTGTTAAAAAAACAAGCTCTAAAAAATTGGTTTTTAATGTTATGTTATGGTTAGTCATCGTCGCTGGCATGCTTCTTTTTATACCTAAATCTCTACTGCAAGTTGTCAGTTTAGAGATTCTAGTGACAGAATACTTACACTTTATTAGTTTAGGGTTTATTGTCGGCATTACGTATTTTATGACTCAAGTTTTGGATTATTTTCTCAATGAAGCAATAGCTCACTTGAAATATAAGCGTATTGTTAAGGGAATAGAGGAAAAGGTTAGATTATTAGATCCTACTGAGCGAGCACTATTAAGGGAGTTCTTTCTCCAGGGTGAAACAATCTTAACTTTGCCTGAGGAGGAAATTGCAGTGAAAAGCCTATTAGTAACGAATATTATTGAGAGCATAGGTAATCAGAAGCATTATGCTATTCAAGGGTCCACTGCTGACTATAAAATTTCGATGAGAGCTAGAATTTACTTAAACCGTCAAGTGTTAAGGCTACCCTCTGGTGAGCCGAGTATGGAAGAAATGCAACAGCTTATTAAGGCTAGGCCGAACTTTGCCAATAATGTTGTCGGCTCACGTAAGCATGCGGCTTAA